One genomic region from Solwaraspora sp. WMMD792 encodes:
- a CDS encoding alkene reductase: MPELFEPVTIGKWNLPNRVFMAPMTRNRAQPDGVPNEHAATYYQQRATAGLIITEGVQPSAVGQGYPNTPGLHTPAQVDGWRRIADAVHAADGRIVAQLMHAGRIAHPDNKHGQETVAPSAVVADGTMITATGRQPYPTPRALTTDELPQVVDEFRQAARSAVDAGLDGVELHGANGYLLHQFLAPVTNQRTDGYGGSPAARARFVAETVAAVAQEIGPERVGLRLSPANGANGLIEDDPAETAATYRALVDAIAPLGLAFLHLSIDPADPLLADLSARFGGPVVVNTGFATVTDQETAQTLVRSGKAAAVAVGRPFIANPDLVRRWREQAPLNEVDQATVYGGDAHGYTDYPFLDGASTPADAG, encoded by the coding sequence ATGCCTGAGCTGTTCGAGCCGGTGACCATCGGCAAGTGGAACCTGCCCAACCGGGTCTTCATGGCACCCATGACCCGCAACCGGGCGCAGCCCGACGGGGTACCCAACGAGCACGCCGCCACCTACTACCAGCAGCGGGCCACCGCCGGCCTGATCATCACCGAGGGGGTGCAGCCGAGCGCCGTCGGGCAGGGCTACCCGAACACCCCCGGCCTGCACACACCCGCGCAGGTCGACGGCTGGCGGCGGATCGCCGACGCGGTGCACGCCGCCGACGGGCGGATCGTCGCCCAGTTGATGCACGCCGGCCGGATCGCCCACCCGGACAACAAGCATGGGCAGGAGACGGTAGCGCCGAGTGCCGTCGTCGCCGACGGCACCATGATCACGGCCACCGGCAGGCAGCCGTACCCGACACCGCGCGCCCTGACCACCGACGAGCTGCCGCAGGTGGTCGACGAGTTCCGGCAGGCGGCGCGGTCGGCCGTCGACGCCGGCCTCGACGGGGTCGAGCTGCACGGCGCCAATGGCTACCTGCTGCACCAGTTTCTCGCCCCGGTGACCAACCAGCGCACCGACGGGTACGGCGGTTCGCCGGCCGCCCGCGCCCGGTTCGTCGCCGAGACGGTCGCCGCCGTCGCACAGGAGATCGGCCCGGAACGGGTCGGCCTGCGGCTCTCCCCGGCCAACGGCGCCAACGGCCTGATCGAGGACGACCCGGCCGAGACCGCCGCTACCTACCGGGCGCTGGTCGACGCGATCGCCCCGCTCGGCCTGGCCTTCCTGCACCTGTCGATCGACCCGGCCGATCCGCTGCTCGCGGACCTGTCGGCCCGGTTCGGCGGCCCGGTCGTCGTCAACACCGGGTTCGCGACGGTCACCGACCAGGAAACCGCGCAGACCCTGGTACGCAGCGGGAAGGCGGCGGCGGTCGCGGTCGGCCGGCCGTTCATCGCCAACCCCGACCTGGTACGCCGCTGGCGTGAGCAGGCTCCGCTCAACGAGGTCGACCAGGCGACGGTGTACGGCGGTGACGCCCACGGCTACACCGACTACCCGTTCCTGGACGGCGCCAGCACGCCGGCCGACGCCGGATAG
- a CDS encoding class I SAM-dependent methyltransferase, translating into MTDLMTDQFTPADARRLLDLWDTQQAAYVAHRENRFQAMRDVLRLHLGDRPATVLDLACGPGALTDRVLTELPAARCVAVDYDPMLLRIAAAALADHGDRADVRDLDLVADDWADRLGVDTIDAVVSSTALHWLSPAQLLAVYTAAARLLRPGGILLNADHLRFGPEQPTLATLAQRHDEQTQQAGFAAGALRYDAWHTEAARTPALAALTAERQRRFADRPQQPDSPLQFHLAALRTAGFAEAGTVWQYLDDYVVFARR; encoded by the coding sequence ATGACCGACCTGATGACCGACCAGTTCACCCCGGCCGACGCGCGTCGACTGCTCGACCTGTGGGACACCCAGCAGGCCGCGTACGTCGCCCACCGGGAGAACCGCTTCCAGGCGATGCGCGACGTGCTGCGCCTGCACCTCGGCGACCGGCCGGCCACCGTACTCGACCTGGCCTGCGGACCCGGCGCCCTCACCGACCGGGTGCTCACCGAACTGCCCGCCGCCCGCTGCGTCGCCGTCGACTACGACCCGATGCTGCTGCGCATCGCAGCCGCCGCGCTCGCCGACCACGGCGACCGCGCCGACGTACGCGACCTCGACCTGGTCGCCGACGACTGGGCCGACCGGCTCGGCGTCGACACCATCGACGCGGTGGTCAGCTCCACCGCCCTGCACTGGCTCTCCCCGGCGCAACTGCTCGCCGTCTACACCGCCGCCGCCCGGCTGCTACGCCCCGGCGGCATCCTGCTCAACGCCGATCACCTGCGGTTCGGCCCCGAGCAGCCGACCCTGGCGACGCTGGCCCAGCGGCACGACGAGCAGACCCAGCAGGCCGGGTTCGCCGCCGGAGCGCTGCGCTACGACGCCTGGCACACCGAGGCGGCCCGCACCCCCGCCCTCGCCGCCCTGACCGCGGAGCGGCAGCGGCGCTTCGCCGACCGGCCGCAGCAGCCGGACTCGCCGCTGCAGTTCCACCTCGCCGCGCTGCGTACCGCCGGCTTCGCCGAAGCCGGCACCGTCTGGCAGTACCTCGACGACTACGTGGTCTTCGCCCGCCGATGA
- a CDS encoding SDR family NAD(P)-dependent oxidoreductase: MSVALVTGANKGLGFETARQLLALGHTVYLGARDVERGERAAATLGARFVQLDVTDDASVRDALAVVASAEGRLDILVNNAGVLGLDAADGPAALRVFDTNAVGIYRVTEAALPLLRKSENATVVTVSSSMGSFWAVTNPQRPEFGLSATLYAASKAAATMLTVQYAKSEPGIRFNAVEPGFTATDMTAAMAGGRPAADSARIIVRWATLDADGPTGTFHDESGPLSW, from the coding sequence ATGTCAGTCGCACTGGTCACCGGCGCCAACAAGGGCCTCGGGTTCGAGACCGCCCGGCAGCTTCTCGCGTTGGGCCACACCGTCTACCTGGGCGCCCGCGACGTCGAGCGGGGCGAGCGGGCCGCGGCGACGCTGGGCGCGCGGTTCGTGCAACTCGACGTCACCGACGACGCATCGGTACGCGACGCCCTGGCGGTGGTCGCCTCGGCCGAGGGCCGCCTCGACATCCTGGTGAACAACGCGGGCGTCCTCGGACTCGACGCCGCCGACGGGCCGGCGGCCCTGCGGGTGTTCGACACCAACGCGGTCGGCATCTACCGCGTCACCGAGGCGGCGTTGCCGCTGCTGCGCAAGTCCGAGAACGCCACGGTGGTCACGGTGTCGAGCAGCATGGGTTCCTTCTGGGCGGTGACCAACCCGCAGCGCCCGGAGTTCGGCCTATCGGCGACGCTGTACGCGGCGTCCAAGGCGGCGGCCACCATGCTCACCGTCCAGTACGCAAAGTCCGAGCCGGGCATCAGGTTCAACGCGGTCGAACCCGGTTTCACCGCCACCGACATGACGGCCGCCATGGCCGGCGGACGGCCGGCGGCGGACAGCGCCCGGATCATCGTGCGCTGGGCCACCCTCGACGCCGACGGTCCAACCGGGACCTTCCACGACGAGTCCGGTCCGCTGAGCTGGTAA
- a CDS encoding TetR/AcrR family transcriptional regulator produces MGTGTHPAGRPRAFDEEAVLDRATEVFWRYGYEGASLSTLTAAMGINRPSLYAAFGSKEQLFERALARYQDAQLATVRTALDQPTAYAAIEALLRASADGLTADSHPAGCFSVQGGLSCSPENARISEMLAAGRAATEAAVAARLSRAAEDGDLPDGVDARALARFVMALSEGHAVQAAAGASREELQASVDIALRAVVGAPR; encoded by the coding sequence ATGGGCACAGGGACACACCCCGCCGGCCGACCCCGGGCCTTCGACGAGGAAGCGGTCCTCGACCGGGCCACTGAGGTCTTCTGGCGGTACGGCTACGAAGGCGCCTCGCTGAGCACCCTCACCGCCGCGATGGGCATCAACCGGCCGAGCCTGTACGCCGCGTTCGGCAGCAAGGAGCAGCTATTCGAGCGCGCCCTCGCCCGCTACCAGGACGCTCAGCTGGCCACCGTGCGCACCGCGCTCGACCAGCCCACCGCGTACGCCGCGATAGAAGCTCTCCTGCGCGCCAGCGCCGACGGCCTCACCGCCGACAGCCACCCGGCCGGCTGTTTCTCCGTTCAGGGCGGCCTGAGCTGCTCGCCGGAGAACGCCCGGATCTCCGAGATGCTGGCCGCCGGCCGGGCCGCCACCGAAGCCGCCGTGGCCGCACGGCTGTCCCGCGCGGCCGAGGACGGCGACCTGCCCGACGGGGTGGACGCCCGGGCGCTGGCCCGGTTCGTGATGGCGCTCAGCGAGGGACACGCCGTCCAGGCGGCGGCCGGCGCCAGCCGCGAGGAGCTGCAGGCCTCCGTCGACATCGCGCTCCGCGCCGTCGTCGGTGCACCACGCTGA
- a CDS encoding winged helix-turn-helix domain-containing protein, giving the protein MTSATPSGDDLVEKLAALANPLRLRIIGRLAAGRDYVSHLSREIGISRPLLHMHLQRLEAAGLIVGSLELSEDGKAMKYYEVADFTLHLTPSMLAAAAATLTGPDPSAAGPARKEKS; this is encoded by the coding sequence ATGACATCGGCCACGCCCTCCGGCGACGATCTGGTCGAGAAGCTGGCGGCGCTGGCCAACCCGCTGCGGCTGCGGATCATCGGCCGGCTCGCCGCCGGTCGGGACTACGTCAGCCACCTCTCCCGCGAGATCGGCATCAGCCGGCCGCTGCTGCACATGCACCTGCAGCGGCTGGAAGCCGCCGGCCTGATCGTCGGGAGTCTCGAGCTGTCCGAGGACGGCAAAGCCATGAAGTACTACGAAGTCGCCGATTTCACCCTGCACCTGACCCCGTCGATGCTCGCCGCAGCGGCGGCGACCCTCACCGGACCGGACCCGTCGGCAGCGGGCCCCGCGCGTAAGGAGAAGTCCTGA
- a CDS encoding glutaminyl-peptide cyclotransferase: MLDRRWVVALLAAVVAVAATAGCTGSRSAEPALVPVVPGRAASAAPTEQLRVEVLARYPHDTAAFTQGLELAGSDLYEGTGQYGESELRVVDLASGTVRHRVSLPDTAFGEGITVLESRIWQITWREGVAYERDRETLDVLREVTYDGEGWGICHDDAGDRLVMSDGTDRLTFRDPATFDPTGSVAVTRDGAPLRDINELECVDGQVWANVWRTDEIVRIDPATGQVVAEVDAGDLLTGAERAGADVLNGIAAVPGTDDFLITGKYWPALFRVRFVPGS, from the coding sequence GTGCTGGACCGGCGATGGGTCGTGGCGCTGCTGGCCGCCGTCGTGGCGGTCGCCGCGACGGCGGGATGCACCGGGTCTCGGTCGGCCGAGCCGGCGCTGGTGCCGGTCGTCCCCGGGCGGGCCGCGTCGGCCGCGCCCACCGAGCAGTTGCGGGTCGAGGTGCTGGCCCGCTACCCGCACGACACCGCCGCGTTCACCCAGGGGCTGGAGCTGGCCGGTTCGGACCTGTACGAGGGCACCGGCCAGTACGGCGAGTCCGAGTTGCGGGTCGTCGACCTGGCCAGCGGCACGGTGCGGCACCGGGTGAGCTTGCCGGACACCGCCTTCGGTGAGGGCATCACCGTGCTGGAGTCGCGCATCTGGCAGATCACCTGGCGGGAGGGGGTCGCGTACGAGCGCGACCGGGAAACCCTCGACGTGCTGCGCGAGGTGACCTACGACGGCGAGGGCTGGGGCATCTGCCACGACGACGCCGGGGACCGGCTGGTGATGAGCGACGGCACCGACCGGCTCACCTTCCGCGACCCGGCCACGTTCGACCCGACCGGGTCGGTCGCGGTGACCCGCGACGGCGCGCCGCTGCGCGACATCAACGAGCTGGAGTGCGTCGACGGCCAGGTCTGGGCGAACGTCTGGCGGACCGACGAGATCGTCCGGATCGACCCGGCGACCGGGCAGGTGGTCGCCGAGGTCGACGCCGGTGACCTGCTGACCGGTGCGGAGCGGGCCGGTGCGGACGTGCTCAACGGCATCGCGGCGGTGCCCGGCACCGACGATTTCCTGATCACCGGCAAGTACTGGCCGGCGCTGTTCCGGGTCCGGTTCGTCCCAGGCTCCTGA
- a CDS encoding ABC transporter substrate-binding protein codes for MKTVTVSVGVAVVLAVGLAGCATASPDAAAGTATTPAADVVEITNCGTTLTVAAPPRRALAMEQNATEILLSLGLADRMIGTSYQTDPVLPELADDYAAVPVLADLYPNREAVLDAAPDFVYSTFTSAYSPEAAGPRADLAALDVPAYLSRFACEDPTTGETTVDFDGIFAEITEIATIFGVTERGEALVADQRGQLDAATAAATAPADTSLLWYYSGTATPYVAGSGGLPDAISTQLGVTNAYGDAEQTWPAGSWEEIAARNPDVIVLADLTRGGDGDSAQAKIDYLRSNPTTAELDAVKAGRFITVSGSSMDPSIRSVTAVEAVAAGLAQLTDS; via the coding sequence ATGAAAACCGTTACCGTTTCCGTCGGGGTGGCGGTGGTGCTGGCGGTCGGCCTGGCCGGCTGCGCCACCGCCAGCCCCGACGCCGCCGCCGGCACCGCCACGACCCCGGCGGCCGACGTCGTCGAGATCACCAACTGCGGCACCACGCTGACCGTCGCCGCACCGCCGCGCCGGGCCCTCGCCATGGAGCAGAACGCCACCGAGATCCTGCTCAGCCTCGGCCTGGCCGACCGCATGATCGGCACCAGCTACCAGACCGACCCGGTGCTGCCCGAACTCGCCGACGACTACGCGGCCGTACCGGTGCTCGCCGACCTCTACCCCAACCGCGAAGCCGTCCTCGACGCCGCGCCCGACTTCGTCTACTCCACCTTCACCTCCGCGTACAGCCCGGAGGCCGCCGGCCCGCGTGCCGACCTGGCCGCCCTCGACGTGCCCGCCTACCTGTCCCGCTTCGCCTGTGAGGACCCCACCACCGGCGAGACGACGGTCGACTTCGACGGCATCTTCGCCGAGATCACCGAGATCGCCACCATCTTCGGCGTCACCGAGCGGGGTGAGGCACTCGTCGCCGACCAGCGTGGCCAGCTCGACGCCGCCACCGCGGCCGCCACCGCACCGGCCGACACCAGCCTGCTCTGGTACTACTCCGGCACCGCCACCCCGTACGTCGCCGGATCCGGCGGTCTGCCCGACGCGATCAGCACCCAGCTCGGCGTCACCAACGCCTACGGCGATGCCGAACAGACCTGGCCGGCCGGCAGCTGGGAGGAGATCGCCGCCCGCAACCCCGACGTCATCGTGCTGGCCGACCTGACCCGGGGCGGCGACGGCGACAGCGCCCAGGCGAAGATCGACTACCTGCGGAGCAACCCGACCACAGCCGAACTCGACGCCGTCAAGGCTGGCCGGTTCATCACCGTCTCCGGATCCTCGATGGACCCGTCCATACGCAGCGTCACCGCCGTCGAAGCGGTCGCCGCCGGCCTGGCCCAGCTCACCGACTCCTGA
- a CDS encoding DJ-1/PfpI family protein, producing the protein MTRHRAAPPRVVAVIGYPDAELLDIACLTTTFDYANRGADPPYELVVAAPAGRPISCQSGLTLHAQAALERLRGPLDTVIVSGGEGHLAAAGDSRLVAHVRRLARESRRVASVCTGASVLAAAGLLDGRRATTHWMYADQLSARHPAVRVDARPLWIRDGVVTTAAGVTSALDLALAFVEEDHGAELARHVARALVTYLQRPANQAQVSMFLSAPVPEHSLVRELVRAIRDAPDADLSVPALAARAAVSERHLTRLFVAHLGQNPARFVRDVRTEAAAHLLVTSRLPLAAIAARCGFGSTDALRQSFMDRYGITPSGYRAAYRSSRTGAADDPAGSAGSPGSPGSPGSAGNGAGDGEGQEAES; encoded by the coding sequence GTGACCCGCCACCGCGCTGCCCCGCCCCGGGTGGTGGCCGTGATCGGCTACCCGGACGCCGAGTTGCTGGACATCGCCTGCCTGACCACGACGTTCGACTACGCCAACCGGGGCGCGGACCCACCGTACGAGCTGGTAGTCGCCGCCCCGGCGGGGCGGCCGATCAGCTGCCAGTCCGGGTTGACGCTGCACGCCCAGGCGGCGCTCGAACGGCTCCGTGGCCCGCTCGACACGGTGATCGTGTCGGGCGGGGAGGGGCATCTCGCCGCCGCCGGGGACTCCCGGCTGGTCGCCCACGTACGGCGGCTGGCCCGGGAGTCCCGCCGGGTCGCCTCGGTCTGCACCGGCGCGTCGGTGCTGGCCGCCGCCGGGCTGCTGGACGGGCGGCGGGCCACCACCCACTGGATGTACGCCGACCAGCTCTCCGCCCGCCACCCGGCCGTACGGGTGGACGCCCGTCCGCTGTGGATCCGCGACGGCGTGGTGACCACGGCGGCCGGCGTCACCAGTGCCCTCGATCTCGCTCTGGCCTTCGTCGAGGAGGACCACGGCGCGGAACTCGCCCGCCACGTCGCCCGCGCGCTTGTCACCTACCTGCAGCGGCCCGCCAACCAGGCCCAGGTCAGCATGTTCCTGAGCGCCCCGGTCCCCGAGCACAGCCTGGTCCGCGAACTGGTCCGGGCGATCCGGGACGCGCCCGACGCCGACCTGAGTGTGCCGGCGCTCGCCGCCCGCGCGGCGGTCAGCGAACGTCACCTCACCCGGTTGTTCGTCGCCCACCTGGGGCAGAACCCGGCCCGTTTCGTGCGAGACGTACGGACCGAGGCGGCGGCCCACCTGCTGGTCACCAGCCGGCTACCGCTGGCCGCGATCGCCGCCCGGTGCGGCTTCGGCTCGACCGACGCGCTGCGCCAGTCCTTCATGGACCGGTACGGCATCACCCCGTCCGGTTACCGGGCCGCGTACCGCAGCAGCCGCACCGGTGCGGCGGACGACCCGGCCGGATCCGCCGGATCACCTGGGTCACCTGGGTCACCTGGGTCAGCCGGAAACGGTGCCGGTGACGGCGAGGGCCAGGAAGCCGAGTCCTAA
- a CDS encoding NAD(P)-dependent alcohol dehydrogenase — MRAVVQDRYGSAEVLTVRQLPCPSITDKDLLVRVQAASINYADLVFVTGEPYLARLAFGLSGPRAKVRGRDVTGEVVAVGAAVSGFQPGDRVYAEIDSGSFAEYAAVPADRAWRTPANVTPVQAATVPLAGVTAWQGLRDHGRLQPGQRVLVNGASGGVGTFAVQLAKALGAEVTGVCRDRNVDLVRSLGADDVIDYTREDFTRSGRQWDLIFNVAGRHRLTDCRRALTPRGTLVLCGGTGSRWFGPVGRLLRSKVWAPFVSQRVTGFLSAPGQQPLRELTELIEAGRMVLPVERTFPLDRAAEAVRLFAEEHPRSKIVIEVAPASS; from the coding sequence ATGCGGGCCGTCGTCCAGGACCGCTACGGGTCCGCCGAGGTGCTGACCGTGCGGCAGCTGCCGTGTCCGTCCATCACGGACAAGGACCTGCTGGTACGGGTACAGGCTGCCTCGATCAACTACGCCGACCTGGTGTTCGTCACCGGTGAGCCGTACCTAGCCCGGTTGGCCTTCGGCCTGTCCGGCCCCCGGGCGAAGGTGCGCGGGCGCGACGTCACCGGCGAGGTCGTCGCGGTTGGCGCGGCGGTCTCCGGGTTTCAACCCGGTGACCGGGTGTACGCCGAGATCGACAGCGGCAGCTTCGCCGAGTACGCCGCCGTCCCCGCCGACCGGGCCTGGCGTACCCCGGCCAACGTCACCCCGGTGCAGGCGGCGACAGTGCCGCTCGCCGGCGTCACCGCCTGGCAGGGGTTGCGGGACCACGGCCGGCTCCAGCCCGGTCAGCGGGTGCTGGTCAACGGCGCCTCCGGTGGGGTCGGCACCTTCGCGGTGCAGCTCGCCAAGGCGCTCGGTGCCGAGGTCACCGGGGTCTGCCGGGACCGCAACGTCGACCTGGTGCGCTCGCTCGGCGCGGACGACGTGATCGACTACACCCGCGAGGACTTCACCCGGTCGGGCCGGCAGTGGGATCTGATCTTCAACGTGGCGGGTCGGCACCGGCTGACCGACTGCCGCCGGGCGCTGACCCCGCGCGGGACGTTGGTCCTGTGCGGCGGTACGGGTAGTCGCTGGTTCGGCCCGGTGGGCCGGCTGCTGCGGTCGAAGGTCTGGGCACCGTTCGTCAGCCAACGGGTGACCGGGTTCCTGTCCGCGCCCGGACAGCAGCCGCTGCGGGAGCTGACCGAGTTGATCGAGGCCGGCCGGATGGTCCTCCCGGTGGAGCGGACGTTTCCGCTGGACCGTGCGGCCGAAGCGGTGCGGCTCTTCGCCGAGGAGCACCCCCGGTCGAAGATCGTCATCGAGGTGGCCCCGGCCAGCTCATGA
- a CDS encoding iron chelate uptake ABC transporter family permease subunit — MTIAPSRTPTSPVRVRAARGARTRGPVLALALAVLTLSVAAATTIGTADLTVADVFRTHAVHLGLPVTGLPPLADSIVWNLRTPRVLLAGLVGGGLAVCGAVLQALTRNPLADPYLLGISAGASTGAVSVLVFGLGVGTAALTGGAFVGAVAAFAAALAMAGRRWTEPSRILLAGVAVGQLFAAVTSLIVVSAASPQQTRGVTFWLLGSLTMASWPSVALAAAVTTVAVGICWTATPALDAFTYGTDVAQSLGFAPAKVRAALFTTTALLAAVLVAASGAIGFVGLTVPHAARFLVGSRHRILLPTCAIIGATFLIWADTAARTVFAPQEVPVGVVTALLGVPAFALLIRRRQAPT, encoded by the coding sequence ATGACCATTGCGCCGTCGCGGACCCCGACGTCGCCGGTCCGGGTGCGGGCAGCACGGGGTGCCCGCACCCGGGGGCCGGTCCTCGCCCTGGCCCTGGCCGTCCTGACCCTGAGCGTCGCCGCCGCGACCACCATCGGCACCGCCGACCTGACCGTCGCCGACGTGTTCCGCACCCACGCCGTCCACCTCGGACTGCCGGTGACCGGGCTGCCGCCGCTGGCCGACAGCATCGTGTGGAACCTGCGTACCCCCCGGGTCCTGCTCGCCGGCCTGGTCGGCGGCGGCCTCGCGGTCTGCGGCGCGGTCCTGCAGGCGTTGACCCGCAACCCGCTGGCCGACCCGTACCTGCTGGGCATCTCCGCCGGGGCGTCGACCGGCGCGGTGTCGGTGCTGGTCTTCGGCCTCGGCGTCGGCACCGCCGCGCTCACCGGCGGCGCGTTCGTCGGCGCCGTCGCCGCGTTCGCCGCCGCCCTGGCGATGGCCGGCCGACGCTGGACCGAACCGTCCCGGATCCTGCTCGCCGGGGTCGCCGTCGGCCAACTCTTCGCCGCCGTCACCAGCCTGATCGTGGTCTCGGCCGCCTCACCGCAGCAGACCCGGGGCGTCACCTTCTGGCTGCTCGGTTCGCTGACCATGGCCAGCTGGCCGTCGGTGGCGCTGGCCGCCGCGGTCACCACCGTGGCGGTGGGAATCTGCTGGACGGCCACCCCGGCGCTGGACGCGTTCACCTACGGCACCGACGTCGCCCAGTCCCTCGGTTTCGCCCCGGCGAAGGTCCGGGCGGCGCTGTTCACCACCACGGCGTTGCTGGCGGCGGTCCTCGTCGCGGCCAGCGGCGCGATCGGCTTCGTCGGGTTGACCGTGCCGCACGCCGCCCGGTTCCTGGTCGGCTCCCGGCACCGGATCCTGCTGCCCACCTGCGCGATCATCGGCGCCACCTTCCTGATCTGGGCCGACACCGCCGCCCGGACCGTGTTCGCGCCGCAGGAGGTGCCGGTCGGGGTGGTCACCGCCCTGCTCGGGGTGCCGGCGTTCGCGCTGCTCATCCGCCGTCGGCAGGCGCCGACATGA
- a CDS encoding DoxX family protein produces MNIVLWVLAGLLAAAFLGAGLMKVSQPREKLVERGMGFAADFPMGLVRTIGALEILAAIGLILPAVTGIAPVFVPLAALGLVAMMIGAAIVHFQRKEYPAILPNLVLLAMAAVVAWGRFGPYAF; encoded by the coding sequence ATGAACATCGTTCTTTGGGTACTCGCCGGCCTGCTCGCCGCAGCGTTCCTCGGCGCGGGGCTGATGAAGGTCAGCCAGCCGAGGGAGAAGCTCGTCGAGAGGGGCATGGGCTTCGCCGCGGACTTCCCGATGGGTCTGGTGCGGACCATCGGCGCGCTGGAGATCCTCGCCGCGATCGGCCTGATCCTGCCGGCGGTCACCGGGATCGCCCCGGTGTTCGTGCCGCTGGCCGCCCTCGGCCTGGTCGCGATGATGATCGGTGCCGCGATCGTGCACTTCCAGCGCAAGGAGTACCCGGCGATTCTGCCCAACCTGGTCCTCCTGGCGATGGCCGCCGTCGTCGCCTGGGGCCGATTCGGCCCGTACGCCTTCTGA
- a CDS encoding ABC transporter ATP-binding protein translates to MRLRAEKITWAVRGKSLLADVTLDAPAGTLVGLLGPNGSGKSSLLRVLAGLQRPDTGRVLLDDVDTRSIPRRALARTLALVTQHTAADVDMSVCDVLLLARIPHRPLLAGTSADDLARAERALAAAGLPGFGDRRWSSLSGGERQRVDIARALLQQPQVLLLDEPTNHLDIRHQLDLLERLAAGSTTVIAALHDLNLAARFCDQIVLLLAGRVAAAGPPAQVLTPARIVEVYDVHAQVDDDPDGRPYVHLRRSAQG, encoded by the coding sequence ATGAGACTGCGCGCCGAGAAGATCACCTGGGCGGTACGCGGAAAGTCGCTGCTCGCCGACGTCACCCTCGACGCGCCCGCCGGCACCCTGGTCGGGCTGCTCGGCCCGAACGGCTCCGGCAAGTCCAGCCTGCTGCGGGTGCTCGCCGGCCTGCAGCGGCCGGACACCGGCCGGGTGCTGCTCGACGATGTGGACACCCGATCCATCCCGCGCCGGGCGCTGGCCCGGACGTTGGCCCTGGTCACCCAGCACACGGCGGCCGACGTGGACATGTCGGTATGTGACGTACTGCTGCTCGCCCGGATCCCGCACCGCCCGCTGCTCGCCGGTACGTCCGCCGACGACCTTGCCCGCGCCGAACGAGCCCTGGCCGCCGCCGGGCTGCCCGGGTTCGGGGACCGTCGCTGGTCGTCGCTGTCCGGCGGGGAGCGGCAGCGGGTCGACATCGCCCGTGCGCTGCTGCAACAGCCGCAGGTGCTGCTGCTCGACGAGCCGACCAACCACCTGGACATCCGCCACCAGCTGGACCTGCTGGAGCGGCTGGCGGCCGGATCGACGACCGTGATAGCGGCGCTGCACGACCTCAACCTGGCGGCCCGGTTCTGCGATCAGATCGTGCTGCTGCTCGCCGGGCGGGTGGCGGCGGCCGGCCCGCCGGCGCAGGTGCTGACGCCGGCCCGGATCGTCGAGGTCTACGACGTCCACGCACAGGTCGACGACGACCCGGACGGCCGTCCGTACGTCCACCTGCGACGCTCGGCCCAGGGTTGA
- a CDS encoding MarR family transcriptional regulator, whose translation MTTPTEQPHWLDKEELETWFALVGVLARLPGALDRQLQRDAGISHFEYQVMAALSETPERTMRMSRLAMIADGSLSRLSQVVTRLEKRGWVCRTPDPTDGRYTLATLTDDGWDKLVATAPGHVAEVRRLVFDPMTKAQCRQLRDIGRRITTTIDPDDSCLR comes from the coding sequence ATGACCACCCCGACCGAGCAGCCGCACTGGCTCGACAAGGAGGAACTGGAGACCTGGTTCGCCCTCGTCGGCGTACTGGCCAGGCTGCCGGGCGCCCTCGACCGGCAGTTGCAGCGCGACGCCGGGATCAGCCACTTCGAGTACCAGGTGATGGCCGCGCTGTCCGAGACGCCCGAGCGCACCATGCGGATGAGCCGGCTCGCCATGATCGCCGACGGGTCGTTGTCGCGGCTGTCGCAGGTCGTCACCCGGCTGGAGAAGCGCGGCTGGGTCTGCCGTACGCCGGACCCGACCGACGGCCGCTACACGCTCGCGACGCTGACCGACGACGGCTGGGACAAGCTGGTCGCCACGGCACCCGGGCACGTCGCCGAGGTGCGCCGACTCGTCTTCGACCCGATGACGAAGGCCCAGTGCCGGCAGCTACGCGACATCGGCCGACGCATCACCACCACCATCGACCCCGACGACTCCTGCCTGCGCTGA